A region from the Aegilops tauschii subsp. strangulata cultivar AL8/78 chromosome 5, Aet v6.0, whole genome shotgun sequence genome encodes:
- the LOC109745765 gene encoding uncharacterized protein, protein MGNLVSQCVTGGAERAGPLVVLPDGSQFRLEEHAGVAELMIEAPGHVVAIARDAAKERRLRALAADEFLRAGEVYLLVPAGRAGARLGGQEADAIRRLVSGKKDGKGRGSRSGRRIFPEGEAASTEGGKESAECALLCRIRPRQWRPALDTIFEA, encoded by the coding sequence ATGGGTAACTTGGTCTCGCAGTGCGTCACGGGCGGCGCAGAGCGCGCGGGGCCGCTGGTCGTCCTGCCGGACGGCAGCCAGTTCCGGCTGGAGGAGCACGCCGGCGTGGCCGAGCTGATGATCGAGGCGCCGGGGCACGTTGTTGCCATAGCGAGGGACGCCGCCAAGGAGCGGCGGCTGCGAGCCCTGGCGGCCGACGAGTTCCTGCGCGCCGGGGAGGTGTACCTCCTCGTGCCCGCCGGGAGGGCCGGGGCGCGGCTGGGCGGTCAGGAGGCGGACGCCATCCGCCGGCTGGTGTCCggcaagaaggatggcaagggcAGGGGCAGCAGGTCCGGGAGAAGGATTTTCCCGGAAGGAGAAGCCGCGAGCACCGAGGGTGGAAAGGAGTCTGCTGAATGTGCGCTGCTTTGTAGGATTAGGCCAAGGCAGTGGAGGCCCGCCCTTGACACCATCTTCGAGGCTTAG